The following coding sequences lie in one Saccharomonospora amisosensis genomic window:
- the murJ gene encoding murein biosynthesis integral membrane protein MurJ, producing the protein MFIPRRVPPGARWPAADPDVLRPYDELATRMMPRIAAEPIGERLPEVQLERPKAGAEKAPSLARSSGRMAIATLTSRITGFAWKVMLAWVATLGVLYDSFTVANTLPLIINELLLGGVLTSVVVPLLVRSQDDDDGGEAYTQRLLTMAITVLGVGAIVSTAAAPWLTALLMDDTGDANPQLATWFAYLLLPGLLFYGLFAVLSAILNAKQIFGPAQWAPVVNNLVIFATIGAFALVPGDPTIVPTQMSDPQVLVLGIGVLTAMVAQALFLLPPLRRSGFRFRWRWGIDDRLKEFGGLALWILGYVAVSQVGMVINTRVLTAGAAGGPSIYSNAWLLFQLPYGVIGVSLLTALMPRMSRAAADHDYRRLIGDLSYGSRLTTLLLLPVSAIMAVAGTSIGVALFALGRGSVADAERLGEALAVSAFGLLPYALVMLQMRVFYAMKDSRTPTLIMVVMTAVKIPLLYLASSQLHPVNVVLGVMMVNSLVFVVGAVMGQVWLWVKLGNLRSKRVLGVILFTVVASGLGVLAAALVGMLVPDALGTIGQAWVKLFLQGIVGIGVSFGVLLALKVDELAPVKRRITQLLGRA; encoded by the coding sequence GTGTTCATTCCCCGCCGGGTCCCTCCCGGCGCGCGCTGGCCTGCCGCCGACCCGGATGTGCTGCGCCCGTACGACGAGCTCGCCACGCGCATGATGCCGCGTATCGCCGCCGAACCCATCGGCGAGCGGCTGCCGGAAGTGCAGCTGGAGCGGCCGAAAGCGGGTGCCGAGAAGGCACCCTCGCTTGCCAGGTCCAGCGGTCGCATGGCGATCGCCACGCTGACCAGCCGAATCACCGGCTTCGCGTGGAAGGTCATGCTCGCGTGGGTGGCTACGCTCGGCGTGTTGTACGACTCCTTCACCGTCGCCAACACGTTGCCGCTCATCATCAACGAGCTGCTGCTTGGTGGCGTGCTGACCAGTGTGGTCGTGCCGCTGCTCGTGCGTTCGCAGGACGACGACGACGGTGGCGAGGCCTACACCCAGCGGCTGCTGACGATGGCGATCACGGTGCTCGGCGTCGGCGCGATCGTATCCACCGCCGCGGCGCCGTGGCTGACCGCGCTGCTGATGGACGACACCGGCGACGCGAACCCGCAGTTGGCAACCTGGTTCGCGTACCTGCTGCTGCCCGGTCTGCTCTTCTACGGGCTGTTCGCGGTGCTGTCGGCCATCCTCAACGCCAAGCAGATCTTCGGCCCCGCGCAGTGGGCACCGGTGGTCAACAACCTGGTCATCTTCGCCACGATCGGGGCTTTCGCGCTGGTTCCCGGCGACCCGACCATCGTGCCGACCCAGATGAGCGACCCTCAGGTGCTGGTGCTCGGCATCGGCGTGCTCACCGCGATGGTGGCGCAGGCGCTGTTCCTGTTGCCGCCGCTGCGCAGATCGGGTTTCCGTTTCCGGTGGCGCTGGGGCATCGACGATCGGCTGAAGGAGTTCGGCGGTCTCGCGCTGTGGATTCTCGGCTACGTCGCCGTCAGCCAGGTCGGCATGGTCATCAACACCCGCGTGCTCACCGCGGGAGCCGCGGGCGGACCCTCGATCTACTCCAACGCCTGGTTGCTGTTCCAGTTGCCGTACGGCGTGATCGGGGTCTCGCTGCTCACTGCGCTGATGCCGAGGATGAGCAGGGCTGCCGCCGATCACGACTACCGGCGGCTCATCGGCGACCTGTCGTACGGTTCACGGCTCACCACGCTGCTGTTGCTGCCGGTTTCGGCCATCATGGCGGTCGCGGGCACCTCCATCGGGGTCGCGTTGTTCGCGCTCGGCAGGGGATCGGTGGCCGACGCCGAACGACTGGGGGAGGCGCTTGCCGTCTCGGCTTTCGGACTGCTGCCGTACGCGCTGGTGATGTTGCAGATGCGGGTGTTCTACGCGATGAAGGACTCCCGCACCCCGACACTGATCATGGTCGTGATGACGGCGGTGAAGATCCCGCTGTTGTACCTGGCCTCCTCGCAGTTGCACCCGGTGAACGTCGTACTCGGCGTGATGATGGTGAACTCACTGGTGTTCGTGGTCGGCGCCGTCATGGGCCAGGTGTGGTTGTGGGTGAAGCTGGGCAACCTGCGCAGCAAGCGCGTGCTGGGCGTGATCCTGTTCACCGTGGTCGCGAGTGGTCTCGGAGTGCTGGCGGCCGCGCTGGTGGGGATGCTCGTCCCGGACGCGCTCGGCACGATCGGACAGGCTTGGGTGAAGCTGTTCCTACAGGGAATCGTGGGCATCGGGGTGTCGTTCGGGGTGCTGCTCGCCCTCAAGGTGGACGAGTTGGCTCCGGTCAAGCGACGGATCACCCAGTTGCTCGGGCGCGCTTAA
- the trxA gene encoding thioredoxin, giving the protein MTDTVKVTDSSFADDVLGSDKPVLVDFWATWCGPCKMVAPVLEEIATEHGDKLRVAKLDVDENPNTARDYQVMSIPTLILFKGGRPVKQIIGAKPKAALLSDLSDVL; this is encoded by the coding sequence ATGACCGACACCGTGAAGGTGACCGACTCCAGCTTCGCCGACGACGTACTCGGCAGCGACAAGCCAGTGCTCGTCGACTTCTGGGCCACCTGGTGCGGGCCGTGCAAGATGGTGGCACCGGTGCTGGAGGAGATCGCGACGGAACACGGTGACAAGCTGCGGGTGGCCAAGCTCGATGTCGACGAGAACCCGAACACGGCGAGGGACTACCAGGTCATGTCTATCCCGACGTTGATCCTGTTCAAGGGCGGCAGGCCGGTCAAGCAGATCATCGGGGCGAAGCCGAAGGCGGCACTGTTGTCGGACCTTTCCGACGTGCTCTGA
- a CDS encoding protein kinase family protein, protein MGIRTRGGSLAPGGVVGDGRYRLLAQFGIDERAGAHLWRARDGQLRRDVALTMLVGDPADAEAARRGRRTLERAAHAAKFNHPGVARVLDVLSLGNGISSSEGLLGIVVAEWTKGTDLVDLVADRPAEPATAARMVQALAESVEQAHQSGLVLGIDHPQRLRMTPNGRLRLAFPGPLPDTTLRDDVKALGAVLYLLLTGRWALEGGPPALPAAPRSPGGRVVAPRAVVPGVPEELSALALRTIEDGGQGGIRTSAAILRVLDKVAEDAERTQLIKQSGQEGSDVDSDGAVWTTKKPVRDARSRRRLALGVTVLVVAAVGVLAWLGMMAISFFQDDPSASGPPVNLAEQTQTQQPRAPQQTKPPSTPKVTTGNPVPPDEIDVYNPEGDGDGVATAPYAIDGDATTTWRTDEYRQQFPAFKSGVGLVATFDKPINLSKVRITADSPGTSVEVRVADSADAELDETRVVASGNLSGSQTELSLPQPTQAQYVIVWVTKLSGQEPEYASEIGELLFLPAR, encoded by the coding sequence GTGGGCATCCGTACACGTGGTGGGTCGCTGGCGCCCGGCGGGGTCGTCGGCGACGGCCGCTACCGGCTGCTCGCCCAGTTCGGCATCGACGAGCGCGCGGGCGCCCACCTGTGGCGAGCCAGGGACGGACAGCTCCGTCGAGACGTCGCGCTCACCATGCTGGTCGGTGACCCCGCGGACGCCGAGGCCGCCAGGCGGGGAAGGCGAACACTGGAGCGGGCCGCTCACGCGGCGAAGTTCAACCATCCCGGTGTGGCCCGAGTGCTCGACGTGCTTTCGCTCGGCAACGGCATCAGCTCCAGCGAGGGACTGCTCGGCATCGTGGTTGCCGAGTGGACGAAAGGCACCGACCTCGTCGACCTCGTCGCGGATCGGCCTGCCGAGCCCGCCACCGCCGCGCGGATGGTGCAAGCGCTTGCCGAGTCGGTCGAGCAGGCCCACCAGTCGGGTCTCGTGCTGGGTATCGACCACCCGCAGCGGCTGCGGATGACACCGAACGGCAGACTGCGCCTCGCCTTCCCGGGGCCGCTGCCTGACACCACACTGCGCGACGACGTCAAGGCACTCGGTGCGGTGCTGTACCTGCTGCTTACCGGGCGCTGGGCACTGGAAGGGGGTCCACCCGCCCTGCCCGCCGCGCCTCGTTCCCCCGGTGGAAGGGTCGTGGCCCCCCGTGCGGTGGTTCCAGGGGTCCCCGAGGAACTGTCCGCCCTCGCGTTGCGCACCATCGAGGACGGTGGCCAGGGCGGCATCCGCACCAGCGCCGCGATCCTGCGTGTGCTCGACAAGGTGGCCGAGGACGCCGAGCGCACCCAGCTCATCAAACAGAGCGGGCAGGAGGGCTCCGACGTCGACTCCGACGGTGCGGTCTGGACCACCAAGAAGCCGGTGAGGGACGCGAGAAGCCGCAGAAGGCTGGCCCTTGGCGTCACCGTGCTCGTCGTCGCCGCGGTCGGCGTCCTCGCCTGGCTCGGCATGATGGCGATCAGCTTCTTCCAGGACGATCCTTCGGCAAGTGGCCCTCCGGTCAACCTGGCGGAGCAGACCCAGACGCAGCAACCGCGAGCACCGCAGCAGACCAAGCCCCCTTCGACGCCAAAGGTCACCACGGGCAACCCGGTACCGCCCGACGAAATCGACGTGTACAACCCGGAAGGTGACGGCGACGGCGTCGCCACGGCGCCCTACGCGATCGACGGTGACGCCACCACCACCTGGCGCACCGACGAGTATCGCCAGCAGTTCCCGGCCTTCAAGAGCGGGGTCGGCCTCGTTGCGACCTTCGACAAGCCGATCAACCTCTCGAAGGTGCGGATCACCGCGGACAGCCCTGGCACCTCGGTGGAGGTACGGGTCGCAGACAGCGCCGACGCCGAACTTGACGAGACCAGGGTGGTCGCCTCCGGCAACCTCAGCGGCAGCCAGACCGAACTTTCGCTGCCGCAGCCGACGCAGGCGCAGTACGTCATCGTGTGGGTGACAAAGCTGTCCGGCCAGGAGCCCGAGTACGCCTCGGAGATCGGTGAACTGCTGTTCCTGCCCGCGCGGTGA
- the trxB gene encoding thioredoxin-disulfide reductase yields MAEEQVRNLIIVGSGPAGYTAAVYAARAQLEPLVFEGSQYGGALMTTTEVENYPGFRSGIQGPELMEEMREQAKAFGADLRAEDVEELDVVGRVKYLTAGGKRYAAKAVILAMGAAARYLGVPGEQELLGRGVSSCATCDGFFFRDQDIAVVGGGDSAMEEATFLTKFARTVTIVHRREEFRASRIMLERARANEKIRWKLNSQVTEVLGDNKVSGLRLKDTVTGEESTLDVTGFFVAIGHDPRSQLVRGQVDLDDEGYVLTKGRTSYTNVEGVFAAGDLVDHIYRQAVTAAGSGCSAAIDAERWLAENAGVEEAAEASELVGGGYAARAN; encoded by the coding sequence GTGGCTGAAGAGCAAGTCCGTAACCTGATCATCGTGGGGTCAGGTCCGGCCGGGTACACGGCCGCCGTGTACGCGGCGCGTGCCCAACTGGAGCCGTTGGTTTTCGAAGGCTCGCAGTACGGCGGCGCGCTCATGACGACGACCGAGGTCGAGAACTACCCCGGCTTCCGGTCCGGCATCCAGGGCCCTGAGCTCATGGAGGAGATGCGCGAGCAGGCCAAGGCATTCGGTGCCGATCTGCGTGCCGAGGACGTCGAGGAGCTCGACGTGGTGGGGCGGGTCAAGTACCTCACGGCTGGCGGCAAGCGATACGCCGCGAAGGCAGTGATCCTGGCCATGGGTGCGGCCGCGCGTTACCTCGGCGTGCCCGGTGAGCAGGAGCTGCTAGGGCGCGGGGTGTCGTCGTGCGCCACCTGCGACGGATTCTTCTTCCGTGACCAGGACATCGCCGTCGTCGGTGGTGGCGACTCCGCGATGGAGGAGGCCACCTTCCTCACCAAGTTCGCCCGCACCGTCACGATCGTGCACCGGCGTGAGGAGTTCCGCGCCTCCAGGATCATGCTGGAGCGGGCGCGCGCGAACGAGAAGATCCGGTGGAAGCTCAACTCGCAGGTCACCGAGGTGCTCGGCGACAACAAGGTCTCCGGTTTGCGGCTGAAGGACACCGTCACCGGTGAGGAGTCGACCCTGGACGTCACCGGGTTCTTCGTCGCCATCGGGCACGACCCCCGCAGCCAGCTTGTGCGCGGCCAGGTCGACCTTGACGACGAGGGTTACGTGCTCACGAAGGGCCGCACCTCGTACACCAATGTCGAGGGTGTCTTCGCGGCAGGCGACCTCGTGGACCACATCTACCGGCAGGCCGTCACCGCCGCCGGGTCGGGTTGCTCGGCGGCCATCGACGCGGAACGGTGGCTGGCGGAAAACGCTGGTGTGGAGGAAGCTGCCGAGGCATCCGAACTGGTGGGCGGCGGCTACGCGGCCCGCGCGAACTGA
- the sigM gene encoding RNA polymerase sigma factor SigM encodes MTAPAPTDADLIAAHTAGDPHAFNELVRRHRDRMWAVALRTVRDPEEAADALQDAFISAFRAAANFRAESQVTTWLHRIVVNACLDRVRRRQARPTVPLPENGGNEPAVPRDSMAERETRLVIRQALDELPDEQRVPIVLVDVEGYSVAETARMLDIAEGTVKSRCARGRAKLAKLLGHLRNPGSEGDVPTHESKSGEGR; translated from the coding sequence GTGACCGCACCAGCGCCCACCGATGCCGATCTGATCGCGGCCCACACGGCCGGGGACCCGCATGCCTTCAACGAACTGGTCCGACGGCACCGGGACAGAATGTGGGCAGTCGCGCTGCGCACGGTGAGGGACCCGGAGGAGGCGGCGGACGCGTTGCAGGACGCGTTCATATCGGCGTTTCGCGCCGCCGCGAACTTCAGGGCCGAGTCGCAGGTAACGACGTGGCTGCACCGAATCGTCGTGAACGCGTGCCTGGACAGGGTGCGTAGACGGCAGGCGAGACCTACCGTGCCGTTGCCGGAGAACGGTGGCAACGAGCCCGCCGTGCCCCGAGACTCGATGGCGGAGCGAGAGACGAGGCTGGTCATCAGGCAGGCACTAGACGAGCTTCCCGACGAGCAGCGCGTGCCGATCGTGCTGGTGGATGTGGAAGGCTACTCAGTCGCGGAGACGGCGCGAATGCTCGACATCGCGGAAGGAACGGTAAAGAGCAGGTGCGCCCGAGGACGCGCCAAACTGGCCAAACTTCTGGGGCATCTGCGGAACCCCGGTAGCGAGGGTGACGTCCCAACTCACGAAAGCAAATCCGGGGAGGGACGATGA
- a CDS encoding DUF6049 family protein: MKKLGAFALALVFLIGNALLGASGQASAQPPVRSPEWLRLDIERMTPRLATPEEDTLHVTGSVTNVGDRRISDIVARLQIGQRQGTERELRSTLTGSPATDAGASEWSEVATTLEPGQSAELSIEVPLAELGLSAPGVYPLLVNVNGTPAYGGAARLAAVNLLLPVIDPPAETPPVAASVLWPITSAPKLVADPHDGPVVLADDQLAEELAPGGRLDALVSAASAYRDNPDVFGSLCFAVDPDLLETVAAMAEGYQVQTPTGPVRGTGSEQAGRWLQALRELVSGHCVVQIPYADADLGALSKVSTRADLVADAVNNSAAILNLLRVQPRAGVLWPQGSLGDAALRSAAGAGTTTVLTDPARLGAGASDGTAMTTTAGVNALGYDSLVASAFAGTGRADSVTNQPNVATQNGLAALAFRAGLGDETAERPALIAPPHDWDASVSELHSLLGSLARLHEERMLAPARLDDLLATPADGNAALDGADGADLAGSPVSDEVIAGLSDIETTAADLQRAMSVDPTRQVQPISLIQPLHNAVLRATSTAWDSPAARTAAATAARTQLESLGNQVTVTTPSQPVSLASGSSPLPVTLSNALPVAVTVRIKLDNSAGLRTDRVQDTPLAANSRVGRLIPAEALRSGRFSVDVSLTTPGGTELGTPARLELTSNEFGVVTVVLTATAAGALFLLGGRRIYRRVRQRGQEGQSGS, encoded by the coding sequence GTGAAGAAGCTCGGCGCGTTCGCGCTGGCACTGGTGTTCCTGATCGGTAACGCCCTGCTCGGTGCTTCCGGGCAGGCTTCGGCGCAGCCGCCGGTGCGGTCGCCGGAATGGCTGCGGCTGGACATCGAGCGGATGACGCCGAGACTGGCCACGCCGGAGGAGGACACGCTGCACGTCACGGGCAGCGTCACCAACGTCGGCGACCGCCGGATCAGCGACATCGTCGCGCGGCTCCAGATCGGGCAACGGCAGGGCACCGAACGAGAGCTGCGATCGACACTCACCGGGTCCCCCGCCACGGACGCGGGCGCTTCCGAGTGGTCGGAGGTGGCCACCACCCTCGAGCCGGGGCAAAGCGCCGAGCTGTCCATCGAGGTTCCCCTCGCCGAACTGGGTTTGTCCGCGCCCGGTGTCTACCCGCTGCTGGTCAACGTCAACGGAACGCCCGCGTACGGCGGCGCGGCCCGGCTGGCCGCGGTGAACCTGTTGCTGCCCGTCATCGACCCGCCAGCCGAGACCCCACCGGTCGCGGCCTCGGTGCTGTGGCCCATCACCTCCGCACCGAAGCTGGTCGCCGACCCCCACGACGGACCGGTGGTGCTCGCCGACGACCAGCTCGCCGAGGAACTCGCTCCGGGAGGCAGGCTCGACGCACTCGTCTCGGCTGCCTCGGCGTACCGCGACAATCCGGACGTTTTCGGGTCACTGTGCTTCGCGGTCGATCCGGACCTGCTCGAGACGGTGGCCGCCATGGCGGAGGGCTACCAGGTGCAGACACCCACGGGGCCGGTGCGGGGCACCGGCAGCGAGCAGGCGGGCCGCTGGCTACAGGCGCTGCGGGAACTGGTTTCTGGCCACTGCGTAGTGCAGATCCCTTACGCCGACGCCGACCTCGGCGCGCTGTCGAAGGTGTCGACAAGGGCCGACCTCGTCGCCGACGCGGTGAACAACAGCGCGGCGATCCTGAACCTGCTGCGCGTGCAGCCGAGGGCGGGAGTGCTGTGGCCGCAGGGTTCGCTCGGTGACGCCGCACTGCGGTCGGCGGCGGGCGCGGGCACCACGACCGTGCTGACCGACCCGGCGCGGCTCGGTGCGGGCGCGTCCGACGGCACGGCGATGACGACGACCGCGGGTGTCAACGCGCTCGGTTACGACAGCCTGGTCGCCTCCGCCTTCGCAGGCACCGGGAGGGCCGACTCGGTGACCAACCAACCCAACGTCGCCACCCAGAACGGGCTGGCGGCACTGGCGTTTCGGGCAGGCCTCGGCGACGAGACGGCCGAGAGGCCCGCACTGATCGCACCGCCGCACGACTGGGACGCCTCGGTATCGGAACTGCACTCGCTGCTCGGCTCGCTCGCGCGGCTGCACGAGGAACGGATGCTGGCCCCGGCTCGGCTGGACGACCTGCTGGCCACGCCCGCCGACGGCAACGCCGCACTGGACGGGGCCGACGGCGCCGACCTCGCGGGTTCGCCGGTATCGGACGAGGTGATCGCGGGGCTTTCCGACATCGAGACCACCGCCGCCGACCTGCAGCGCGCGATGTCGGTGGACCCGACAAGGCAGGTGCAGCCGATCAGCCTGATCCAGCCGCTGCACAACGCCGTGCTGAGGGCCACGTCGACGGCGTGGGACAGCCCAGCCGCACGCACGGCCGCGGCGACGGCGGCACGTACGCAACTGGAAAGCCTCGGCAACCAGGTGACCGTGACGACCCCCTCGCAGCCGGTTTCGCTGGCATCCGGGTCGAGTCCGCTCCCGGTGACCTTGAGCAACGCGCTGCCCGTCGCGGTCACGGTGCGGATCAAACTCGACAACAGCGCTGGGCTGCGGACCGATCGGGTCCAGGACACGCCGCTGGCGGCCAACAGCAGGGTCGGCAGGCTCATCCCGGCGGAGGCGCTTCGGTCGGGACGGTTCAGCGTGGACGTGTCGCTCACCACGCCCGGCGGCACGGAGCTGGGGACCCCGGCGCGGCTGGAACTGACCTCCAACGAGTTCGGTGTCGTCACCGTCGTGCTGACCGCGACGGCGGCCGGCGCGCTGTTCCTGCTCGGGGGCCGCCGTATCTACCGCAGGGTGCGGCAGCGCGGGCAGGAAGGGCAGTCCGGTTCCTAG
- a CDS encoding NUDIX hydrolase, translated as MPGSAGRSGGAKPGRRSRRRRGKRLTTVNETSAGGLVVDSQRRNAVLIGRLDRQGKLLWSLPKGHIEDGETTEQTAMREVKEETGISAHVLRPLGTIDYWFVAERRRVHKTVHHFLLEANGGELSDEDVEVTEVAWVPLAELDGRLAYADERKLVRKARELFEGALE; from the coding sequence ATGCCTGGATCGGCCGGTCGCTCCGGTGGCGCCAAACCGGGACGCCGGTCCCGGCGCCGCCGTGGCAAGCGGCTGACCACGGTGAACGAGACCTCGGCGGGCGGGCTCGTCGTCGACTCGCAACGCCGCAACGCCGTGCTCATCGGCAGGCTCGACCGGCAGGGCAAACTGCTGTGGTCGTTGCCGAAGGGCCACATCGAGGACGGGGAAACCACCGAGCAGACCGCCATGCGCGAGGTGAAGGAGGAGACCGGGATTTCCGCGCACGTGCTGCGGCCACTCGGCACGATCGACTACTGGTTCGTCGCCGAGCGCCGCCGGGTGCACAAAACGGTCCACCATTTTCTTCTCGAGGCCAACGGTGGGGAACTCTCCGACGAGGACGTAGAAGTGACCGAGGTGGCGTGGGTGCCGCTTGCAGAACTCGACGGCAGGCTCGCCTACGCCGACGAGCGCAAGCTGGTGCGCAAGGCTCGCGAGTTGTTCGAAGGGGCCCTGGAGTGA